From one Streptomyces sp. N50 genomic stretch:
- a CDS encoding acyltransferase family protein encodes MRASPTASAETPGSPQAHGRTGPSPSPTAPTAEPTASVRGPGKQRDPFFDNAKYLAIVLVAIGHSWEPLRSGSRSVTALYTLVYAVHMPAFIVISGYFSRSFRATPPQIRRLLGGVVVPYVVFETAYTLYTRWTDHQPDRAISLLDPLYLTWFLAALFVWRLTTPIWKHVRHPLPVALVIAMLATLSPSIGNDLDLQRVLQFLPYFVLGLCLKPEHFQLVRRPEVRQLAVPVFVVALAVAYWAVPRFDYAWLFHNASAEQLGALAWEGPLMTLALFVCSTLLVACFLAWVPRRRTWFTALGAGTLYGYLLHGFVAQGAKSWGWYDPSWMRGPLGEVTVTVVAAIVVTALCTPPVRRVFRGVMEPELRWAFRRDADELARTP; translated from the coding sequence ATGCGTGCTTCTCCCACCGCCTCCGCCGAGACCCCCGGCTCCCCCCAGGCCCACGGTCGTACCGGGCCGTCCCCCAGCCCCACCGCCCCCACGGCGGAGCCCACCGCGTCGGTGCGCGGCCCCGGAAAGCAACGCGACCCCTTCTTCGACAACGCCAAGTACCTGGCGATCGTGCTGGTGGCGATCGGCCACTCCTGGGAGCCGCTGCGCTCCGGCAGCCGTAGCGTCACCGCGTTGTACACGCTCGTGTACGCCGTGCACATGCCGGCGTTCATCGTGATCTCCGGATACTTCTCGCGGAGCTTCCGGGCGACTCCGCCGCAAATTCGGCGGCTGCTGGGGGGAGTTGTCGTGCCGTACGTCGTCTTCGAGACGGCGTACACGCTGTACACGCGCTGGACGGACCACCAACCCGACCGCGCCATCAGCCTGTTGGACCCGCTGTATCTGACGTGGTTCCTGGCGGCGCTGTTCGTCTGGCGGCTGACCACGCCGATCTGGAAGCACGTACGCCACCCGCTGCCGGTGGCGCTCGTCATCGCGATGCTGGCGACCTTGTCCCCCTCCATCGGCAACGACCTTGATCTGCAACGGGTGTTGCAGTTCCTGCCGTACTTCGTGCTCGGGCTGTGTCTGAAGCCGGAGCACTTCCAGCTCGTACGGCGGCCGGAGGTACGGCAGTTGGCGGTCCCGGTGTTCGTCGTCGCGCTCGCCGTGGCGTACTGGGCGGTCCCGCGCTTCGACTACGCCTGGCTGTTCCACAACGCGAGCGCGGAGCAACTCGGCGCCCTCGCCTGGGAAGGGCCGCTGATGACGCTGGCCCTGTTCGTCTGCTCGACGCTCCTGGTCGCGTGCTTCCTGGCCTGGGTGCCGCGCCGCCGCACCTGGTTCACCGCGCTGGGCGCGGGCACGCTCTACGGCTATCTGCTGCACGGGTTCGTCGCGCAGGGCGCCAAGTCCTGGGGCTGGTACGACCCTTCGTGGATGCGGGGCCCCCTCGGCGAGGTCACGGTGACCGTGGTCGCCGCGATCGTCGTGACCGCGCTGTGCACCCCGCCGGTGCGGCGGGTCTTCCGGGGCGTGATGGAACCGGAGTTGCGGTGGGCGTTCCGTCGTGACGCAGACGAACTGGCCCGTACCCCTTAG
- a CDS encoding TetR family transcriptional regulator: MDEPAGLRERKKERTRNLIAQEALRLFRAQGFDEVSVVEVAAAAEVSKATLFRYFPTKEDLVLHRFADHLGEAARVVRERPAGLTPTAALRDHFLAGLAARDPITGLNDHPEILSFQDLIYRTPTLRVGMRQRYTSQDIDALADALPTGSGAAPPIVRRLAASHLIAVQQELGHENWRTITSGRTADEAYDDAVAAAEGAYGQLMTGLDAV, translated from the coding sequence ATGGACGAACCCGCCGGTCTGCGCGAGCGAAAAAAGGAACGCACGCGGAACCTCATCGCTCAGGAAGCCCTGCGCCTCTTCCGCGCCCAGGGTTTCGACGAGGTGTCCGTCGTCGAGGTCGCGGCAGCGGCCGAGGTCTCCAAGGCCACGCTGTTCCGGTATTTCCCGACCAAGGAGGACCTGGTCCTGCACCGCTTCGCCGACCACCTCGGCGAGGCGGCCCGCGTGGTGCGGGAGCGCCCGGCCGGGCTGACCCCGACCGCGGCCCTGCGCGACCACTTCCTGGCCGGACTCGCCGCCCGCGACCCGATCACCGGGCTGAACGACCACCCCGAGATCCTGTCCTTCCAGGACCTCATCTACCGCACGCCCACCCTCCGCGTCGGCATGAGACAGCGGTACACCAGCCAGGACATCGACGCGCTCGCGGACGCCCTGCCGACCGGCTCCGGCGCCGCGCCACCGATCGTCAGACGCCTGGCCGCGTCCCATCTGATCGCCGTACAGCAGGAGTTGGGGCACGAGAACTGGCGGACGATCACATCAGGACGCACCGCCGACGAGGCGTACGACGACGCGGTCGCGGCCGCGGAGGGGGCGTACGGGCAGCTCATGACGGGGCTGGACGCGGTGTAG
- a CDS encoding FAD-dependent monooxygenase: MTDDGVRNDGVLIVGAGPTGLTLAIELARRGAGVRIVDAAPVPHRESRGKGLQPRTLEVLEDVGITGRALAAGTTRMPFRKYFDGAHVNDTDPFADARPTPDAPYERGVLIGQWQVEKLLRERLAEFGVGVEGGTEVTGFEQDEAGVTAVLADGGRIRAAYLVGCDGGRSRVRKAMGVRFDGTTDETQSMVVGDVGAEGISRDVWHQWFASDGSGVMLCPMPGTDSFQFQAGPELDASGDPLPPSLESFQRIFDRYAQVPGITLTDPTWLSLWRVNVRMVDRMRVGRVLLAGDAAHIHPIAGGLGMNTGIQDAYNLGWKLALATAGQAGPGLLDTYEEERLPVAAWTLGISTDLYARVREAVKEPGTGVEAAAPPPMGTGYRWSSLAATTHPAAIGDPAVLRPGDRAPDAPCLDASGSPVRLFQVYADPRFTLLGFGDQVADAVGKLGAEHGGLLQAFTVDGGGDLRDHEGHARRAYGIRTSAPALVLVRPDNHIALLTQDPAEVAGYLTRITTFPPKE; the protein is encoded by the coding sequence ATGACCGACGACGGTGTTCGGAACGACGGTGTGCTGATCGTGGGCGCCGGGCCGACCGGGCTCACGCTCGCCATCGAGCTGGCCCGGCGCGGTGCGGGGGTGCGGATCGTGGACGCGGCCCCGGTCCCGCACCGGGAGTCCCGGGGCAAGGGCCTGCAGCCGCGCACCCTGGAGGTCCTGGAGGACGTCGGCATCACCGGGCGCGCCCTCGCGGCCGGGACGACACGGATGCCGTTCCGCAAGTACTTCGACGGCGCGCACGTGAACGACACGGACCCCTTCGCGGACGCCCGCCCCACCCCGGACGCGCCGTACGAGCGAGGGGTGCTCATAGGGCAGTGGCAGGTGGAGAAGCTCCTGCGCGAGCGGCTCGCGGAGTTCGGGGTCGGCGTCGAAGGCGGCACGGAGGTCACCGGGTTCGAGCAGGACGAGGCCGGTGTCACGGCCGTCCTCGCCGACGGCGGGCGGATCAGGGCGGCCTATCTCGTCGGCTGCGACGGCGGGCGCAGCCGGGTCCGCAAGGCGATGGGGGTGCGTTTCGACGGCACGACGGACGAGACCCAGTCGATGGTCGTCGGTGACGTCGGGGCCGAGGGGATCAGCCGGGACGTCTGGCATCAGTGGTTCGCGTCGGACGGGAGCGGAGTGATGCTCTGCCCGATGCCCGGCACGGACTCCTTCCAGTTCCAGGCCGGCCCCGAACTCGACGCGAGCGGCGACCCGTTGCCGCCGTCGCTGGAGAGCTTCCAGCGGATCTTCGACCGGTACGCGCAGGTGCCCGGCATCACGCTGACCGACCCGACCTGGCTCTCCCTCTGGCGGGTCAACGTCCGCATGGTCGACCGGATGCGCGTCGGCCGGGTCCTCCTGGCCGGGGACGCCGCCCACATCCACCCGATCGCCGGCGGCCTCGGCATGAACACCGGCATCCAGGACGCCTACAACCTGGGCTGGAAACTCGCCCTCGCGACCGCCGGGCAGGCGGGCCCCGGCCTGCTGGACACCTACGAGGAGGAGCGCCTCCCGGTGGCCGCCTGGACCCTGGGCATCAGCACCGACCTGTACGCCCGGGTACGCGAGGCGGTCAAGGAACCCGGCACCGGCGTCGAGGCCGCCGCCCCGCCCCCGATGGGCACCGGCTACCGCTGGAGTTCCCTCGCCGCAACCACCCATCCCGCGGCCATCGGTGACCCCGCCGTCCTGCGCCCCGGCGACCGCGCTCCCGACGCCCCGTGCCTGGACGCTTCCGGCAGCCCGGTCCGGCTCTTCCAGGTGTACGCGGACCCGCGCTTCACGCTGCTCGGCTTCGGGGACCAAGTCGCGGACGCGGTCGGCAAGTTGGGGGCCGAGCACGGTGGTCTGCTGCAGGCGTTCACGGTGGACGGCGGCGGTGATCTGCGGGACCACGAGGGCCACGCCCGTCGCGCGTACGGCATCAGGACCTCCGCCCCCGCCCTCGTCCTGGTCCGCCCCGACAACCACATAGCGCTGCTGACCCAGGACCCGGCAGAAGTGGCGGGCTACCTAACCCGAATCACCACATTCCCCCCGAAAGAGTGA
- a CDS encoding calcium-binding protein, with the protein MSSRSSRRRTPRSASALTLALGTALVAPLLLAGTAGAATAPATAALGNGGNEVLYTAAAGQTNKVVVTASTTDLSTITYVIDDVVTIKAGTGCAYPSASDHTKVSCTVTTFDSQDPYPTVQLMLGNGNDTLAYHNKTNQTYYLASIDLGAGNDKATDDGGVDGNYVSGGTGNDTLTLGKYSVGWGDDGNDTIKAAAGTIAQGGNGNDTITTTGDAADGGAGNDVITGGAAAQSLTGGTGNDRIHGGAGNDFIYGGTGNDVLYGDAGADTIYGNSGNDTLWGGTGTDVLSGGPGHNVVHQN; encoded by the coding sequence ATGTCCTCTCGCTCTTCCCGTCGCCGTACGCCGCGCTCCGCCTCGGCGCTGACACTCGCGCTCGGCACCGCGCTGGTTGCTCCGCTGCTCCTCGCCGGGACGGCGGGCGCGGCCACGGCACCGGCCACCGCCGCGCTGGGCAACGGCGGCAACGAGGTCCTGTACACGGCCGCCGCGGGCCAGACCAACAAGGTGGTCGTCACCGCGTCGACGACCGACCTCTCGACCATCACGTACGTCATCGACGACGTCGTCACCATCAAGGCGGGCACGGGCTGCGCGTACCCGAGCGCCTCGGACCACACCAAGGTGTCCTGCACGGTGACGACCTTTGACAGTCAAGACCCGTACCCCACCGTGCAGTTGATGCTCGGCAACGGCAACGACACGCTCGCTTACCACAACAAGACGAACCAGACCTACTACCTCGCCTCGATCGACCTGGGCGCCGGCAACGACAAGGCCACCGACGACGGCGGCGTCGACGGGAACTACGTCTCGGGCGGGACCGGCAACGACACCCTCACCCTGGGCAAGTACTCGGTGGGCTGGGGCGACGACGGCAACGACACCATCAAGGCCGCCGCGGGCACCATCGCCCAGGGCGGCAACGGCAACGACACCATCACGACCACCGGCGACGCGGCCGACGGCGGGGCCGGCAACGACGTCATCACCGGTGGCGCGGCCGCCCAGAGCCTGACCGGCGGCACCGGCAACGACCGGATCCACGGCGGCGCCGGGAACGACTTCATCTACGGCGGCACCGGCAACGACGTCCTCTACGGCGACGCCGGCGCCGACACGATCTACGGCAACTCGGGCAACGACACCCTGTGGGGCGGCACCGGCACGGACGTCCTGTCCGGCGGCCCGGGCCACAACGTCGTCCACCAGAACTGA
- a CDS encoding PH domain-containing protein, which yields MTEVREVTCRPRYRRALWTSVAVGAAGAGAAAVWTAFRGPDAPALAIGASLGFAGLVALHVVAARVNADAHGLRSRTSLRRWSVPWAEVADLQIRLKSHARGAESRRVSVLLRNGHRRTLPQPTAGSFVELPQFHDRLDALRALHHRYGTDVPEPASARVPVISDRTAGRARVMAAGWCVALLIVAAAVAASVSGVAADQRAWEAAVPCTAATPVAERGECLTYVPAVIARTDPNPPKETSWVYFADSRPFERVMVPREAADGFRAGDKVRLTFWHGDVMAITGSRYVWNEGIQSAGGLAAVAAIAALAAGYPAAQVLVSLRGRRLPGDEVLPSALPFTLVLAGTAGWLIPLCYLHPTTLFASATTITWAAAGTLGTAALFGWAWRATRVRPPRPAEVTAELPELDGEVFLSARFLEHTDYNPHGFGTHIALGAGPPAVTPGPGRFAARRIPVERLTVRTVRRVRGGDGDTVPSGWHIAELDDGGRLVRLGAAPDDLARILRAVTGVREPS from the coding sequence ATGACCGAAGTCCGTGAGGTGACCTGCCGTCCCCGCTACCGCCGCGCCCTGTGGACCTCCGTCGCGGTCGGGGCGGCGGGGGCGGGTGCGGCGGCGGTGTGGACGGCGTTCCGCGGGCCGGACGCGCCGGCCCTGGCGATCGGCGCGTCGCTCGGCTTCGCCGGTCTCGTGGCGCTCCACGTGGTCGCCGCCCGGGTGAACGCCGACGCGCACGGTCTGCGGTCCCGGACGTCGCTACGGCGGTGGAGCGTGCCGTGGGCCGAGGTCGCCGATCTGCAGATACGGCTGAAGAGCCACGCGCGGGGCGCCGAGAGCCGTCGCGTCAGCGTGCTGCTGCGGAACGGACACCGGCGGACCCTGCCGCAGCCGACGGCGGGATCGTTCGTCGAACTCCCGCAATTCCACGACCGGTTGGACGCCCTCCGCGCACTGCACCACCGCTACGGAACCGACGTCCCGGAGCCGGCTTCGGCGCGCGTCCCCGTCATCTCGGACCGCACGGCCGGGCGTGCCCGGGTGATGGCGGCGGGCTGGTGCGTGGCGCTGCTCATCGTGGCGGCCGCGGTGGCCGCGTCCGTGTCGGGCGTCGCGGCGGACCAGCGGGCGTGGGAGGCGGCGGTTCCGTGCACCGCGGCGACGCCGGTCGCGGAGCGCGGGGAGTGTCTGACCTACGTGCCGGCCGTGATCGCGCGGACCGACCCGAACCCGCCCAAGGAGACCAGCTGGGTGTACTTCGCCGACAGCCGGCCGTTCGAGCGCGTCATGGTCCCGCGCGAGGCGGCCGACGGTTTCCGCGCCGGGGACAAGGTCCGGCTGACCTTCTGGCACGGCGACGTGATGGCGATCACCGGATCGCGGTACGTCTGGAACGAGGGCATCCAGTCCGCCGGAGGACTGGCCGCCGTAGCGGCCATCGCCGCCCTCGCCGCGGGCTACCCCGCCGCCCAGGTGTTGGTGAGCCTGCGCGGCCGCCGCCTCCCCGGCGACGAAGTCCTGCCCTCCGCCCTGCCGTTCACGCTGGTGCTGGCCGGTACGGCCGGGTGGCTGATCCCCCTGTGCTACCTCCACCCCACGACCCTGTTCGCCTCCGCCACGACGATCACGTGGGCGGCGGCTGGCACGCTCGGCACGGCCGCACTCTTCGGCTGGGCCTGGCGCGCGACCCGCGTCCGCCCACCCCGACCGGCCGAAGTGACCGCGGAACTCCCCGAGTTGGACGGCGAGGTGTTCCTGTCCGCGCGCTTCCTGGAACACACCGACTACAACCCGCACGGCTTCGGCACCCACATCGCCCTCGGCGCCGGCCCGCCCGCGGTGACCCCGGGCCCGGGCCGGTTCGCGGCGCGCCGGATACCGGTGGAACGGCTCACCGTGCGGACGGTACGACGGGTGCGGGGCGGTGACGGCGACACCGTGCCCAGCGGGTGGCACATCGCCGAACTCGACGACGGGGGGCGGCTGGTGAGGCTGGGGGCCGCGCCGGACGACCTGGCGCGGATCCTGCGGGCGGTGACGGGGGTGCGGGAGCCGTCGTAG
- a CDS encoding Ig-like domain repeat protein yields the protein MRSISTATALAVLLGSAALSVVATGTASAATANVTTPGGLVADGALKRVFVGDGSAGTVAATDYSGNVLASVGGISGVTALAVSDDGTTVYAAAQGTHEIVALDAATLDVKARYPVATTVGPRYVAFTSGKLWFTYGDQWDSNVGSVDPAVDPASGTDPVTLGQQPDGISIDNPGFLDAAASRPGVLALGETGISTDSMAVLDVSGATPQKVAYYFGDYSLNSGIHDIDLVPGADEVLVNGAVRDAYADGKFTQSGTYPSGQQADIAPDGTVASVSGTSVTTYRPNATKAIRTYNVGSFDTAALAWAPDNSRIFALVGRSGGGYTLKALTDPEKNVPTLTVSAPSSAPRAKKLTVTGKLSATVALPAGAKLQVTRTDLESTKGKALPAVTVKANGTYSFTDTPPAGGTVTYKVSYAGDAGHAAVSASDKVAVSRSATTLSLNNNGKLYAYGADVKFTAHLGKTYKNRTVAIYADPFGGDKPKKLVKTGKVNSSGNISVTVDMTRDTAVSAVFAGDARYASKTVKATGYAKVKVSTAITKHYKKAKIGSTSYYWFHKNSAPVVTTTMTYYQNRQERLDLQVYYNGRWYDSDSEYFALNSNGKVAVNLGAPGESGIKARIRAAYINGSSGDNVNSTTYTGWKYLYFSN from the coding sequence ATGCGCAGCATCTCGACCGCGACAGCGCTCGCGGTCCTTCTCGGCTCGGCGGCGCTCAGCGTCGTAGCGACAGGTACGGCCTCGGCGGCGACCGCCAACGTGACCACGCCCGGCGGCCTCGTCGCGGACGGCGCCCTCAAGCGGGTGTTCGTCGGCGACGGGTCGGCCGGGACGGTCGCGGCCACGGACTACTCGGGCAACGTCCTCGCATCGGTCGGCGGCATCAGCGGGGTCACCGCCCTGGCCGTGTCCGACGACGGGACCACCGTGTACGCGGCGGCCCAGGGCACGCACGAGATCGTGGCGCTCGACGCGGCCACCCTCGACGTCAAGGCCCGCTATCCGGTGGCCACCACTGTGGGCCCGCGCTATGTCGCCTTCACCTCGGGCAAGCTCTGGTTCACCTACGGCGACCAGTGGGACAGCAACGTCGGCTCGGTCGACCCGGCCGTGGACCCGGCGAGCGGCACCGACCCGGTGACGCTCGGCCAACAGCCCGACGGCATCTCGATCGACAACCCGGGCTTCCTCGACGCCGCCGCGTCCAGGCCCGGTGTCCTCGCCCTCGGCGAGACCGGCATCTCCACCGACTCGATGGCCGTCCTGGACGTCTCGGGGGCCACCCCGCAGAAGGTCGCCTACTACTTCGGCGACTACTCGCTCAACAGCGGTATCCACGACATCGACCTGGTGCCCGGCGCCGACGAGGTGCTGGTCAACGGCGCGGTGCGGGACGCGTACGCGGACGGCAAGTTCACCCAGTCGGGCACCTATCCGAGCGGGCAGCAGGCCGACATCGCCCCGGACGGGACGGTCGCGTCGGTCAGCGGCACCTCGGTCACGACGTACCGGCCGAACGCCACGAAGGCGATCCGCACCTACAACGTCGGCTCCTTCGACACGGCCGCCCTGGCCTGGGCCCCGGACAACTCGCGGATCTTCGCGCTCGTCGGCAGGTCGGGCGGCGGCTACACGCTCAAGGCGCTGACCGACCCGGAGAAGAACGTCCCGACCCTCACGGTCAGCGCGCCCTCCTCCGCGCCCCGCGCCAAGAAGCTCACCGTCACCGGCAAGCTCTCGGCGACGGTCGCGCTCCCGGCCGGTGCGAAGCTCCAGGTCACGCGCACCGACCTGGAGTCCACGAAGGGCAAGGCGCTGCCCGCCGTCACGGTGAAGGCGAACGGCACCTACTCCTTCACGGACACCCCGCCGGCCGGCGGCACCGTCACGTACAAGGTGAGCTACGCGGGCGACGCCGGGCACGCGGCGGTCAGCGCCTCCGACAAGGTCGCCGTCTCCCGCTCGGCCACCACCCTGAGCCTGAACAACAACGGCAAGCTGTACGCGTACGGCGCCGACGTGAAGTTCACCGCGCACCTCGGCAAGACGTACAAGAACCGCACGGTCGCGATCTACGCGGACCCCTTCGGCGGCGACAAGCCGAAGAAGCTGGTCAAGACCGGCAAGGTCAACTCCAGCGGCAACATCTCCGTGACCGTGGACATGACCCGCGACACCGCCGTCTCCGCGGTCTTCGCCGGTGACGCCCGCTACGCCTCCAAGACGGTGAAGGCCACGGGGTACGCCAAGGTCAAGGTCTCCACCGCGATCACCAAGCACTACAAGAAGGCGAAGATCGGCTCGACGTCGTACTACTGGTTCCACAAGAACTCGGCGCCGGTCGTCACCACGACGATGACCTACTACCAGAACCGCCAGGAGCGGCTCGACCTGCAGGTCTACTACAACGGCAGGTGGTACGACTCCGACTCGGAGTACTTCGCCCTGAACTCGAACGGCAAGGTCGCGGTGAACCTCGGCGCCCCGGGCGAGTCCGGCATCAAGGCCCGCATCCGGGCCGCGTACATCAACGGTTCGTCCGGCGACAACGTCAACTCGACGACGTACACCGGGTGGAAGTACCTGTACTTCTCCAACTAG